A region from the Leptolyngbya sp. 'hensonii' genome encodes:
- a CDS encoding AAA-like domain-containing protein — MWSVSDLFCRSPGAGVAATMASPPASPYSYQFGGALPLESPTYVRRKADDEFYQALKAGEFCYVLNSRQMGKSSLRVQTMRRLQQDGIACVAIDITSIGNLEVTPEQWYAGIIDGIADSLNLYHQFDLESWWTSLRFLSPVRRLEKFLESVLLRLVTQKIVVFIDEIDSVLSLNFSLDDFFAAIRDCYNSRADKTDFRRLTFALIGVATPSDLIQDKRRTPFNIGRAIELTGFQLEEALHLSQGFADRVRDPRSVMGAILDWTGGQPFLTQKLCNQVARWGSPETEFPIAAPPKALLDRIVQSGIITNWESQDEPEHLRTIRDRLLRLGLRTAQLLRLYKQILQVGEIKADDSPESMELQISGLVLKQFGKLRVCNRIYAAVFDLAWVNYALASLRPPAYGEALAAWFASGCRDDTHLLQGQVLREAQKWATDRNLSIEDYQFLNASQELEQRQLTEVIEAFAQRVDRDRPATQPDQDSLLIALTQILEKTTLQSSSNSESGPASYSPDWGHWTDVMGAPIVQDDQPGSPGNRSPSPEKVDFSSFDDRFVADLGDVSAGGSLEHSSLELEDVANDTLFYNDGLESGTDLILEIAEATIEAESRPSADLEKNNQLVQSRFAALLAPLNPLTFQFKQVVSDVEEKLRVVNQTLSMLDIQGFDLILVEIFSSITFKIAELLSADRAAIFLFDDATNELYSIVPQGGSGALDIRIPADRGIAGEVATFKHKVNIPFDFYDDPRSTLAQQTEDQIGYRTYTMMALPLLDEQNSLIAVVQLINKLQPQAGPSIPLSQCIDPAGFTEEDEQVFQEFAPSILLTLEASRSLYAVAQKQRSTNALIAATEALGQSNLDLDNTMQRVMDEAKQLMNVDRSTLWLIDAAGQNIWTKIPVQDGSLKELRLPLGVGFAGQVAASGEVFNIPFDLYNHPGSETAQTADQRASYRTCNLLCMPICNPEGQLIGVMQLVNKRKQGDHPPYDPKDWPAAPECWKVSFSDLDQEFMETFNTQAGVVLQNALQFERIRQQEQLQRMVLQHSPYGLIAVDLQGQILLANVRVAHLLGFTSPEELTGKNIHTVIHIAGEDFTRWFSLALTHNHDPSQLQYYPDRILQFGAGKKQSRINLALAPIAEPKDPQQITGFLVTIDPTYQR, encoded by the coding sequence GTGTGGTCTGTATCAGATTTATTTTGCCGATCGCCTGGGGCAGGGGTAGCGGCAACCATGGCCAGTCCTCCTGCCAGCCCCTATTCCTACCAGTTCGGTGGGGCACTCCCCTTGGAGTCTCCCACCTATGTCAGACGGAAAGCGGACGACGAATTTTATCAGGCTTTGAAAGCAGGAGAATTTTGTTACGTGCTCAATTCCCGGCAGATGGGCAAGTCCAGTTTGCGGGTGCAAACCATGCGCCGATTACAACAAGATGGGATCGCCTGTGTAGCTATTGACATTACCTCGATCGGAAACCTGGAGGTAACGCCGGAACAATGGTATGCAGGGATTATTGATGGGATTGCGGATAGTCTAAATCTGTATCACCAGTTTGATTTGGAGTCCTGGTGGACCTCCCTGAGATTCCTATCCCCAGTTAGGCGATTGGAAAAATTTTTGGAATCCGTCTTACTTCGGTTGGTGACGCAGAAAATTGTCGTCTTCATTGATGAAATTGATAGTGTGCTCAGCCTCAATTTCAGCCTGGACGATTTTTTTGCCGCGATTCGAGATTGCTATAACAGTCGGGCTGACAAAACAGACTTTCGCCGCCTCACCTTCGCGCTAATCGGCGTAGCCACCCCCTCAGATCTGATTCAAGATAAACGGCGCACCCCGTTTAATATTGGCCGGGCGATCGAACTGACTGGCTTTCAACTGGAAGAAGCCCTGCACCTGTCCCAGGGATTTGCTGATCGGGTTAGGGATCCCCGATCGGTAATGGGTGCAATTCTGGACTGGACTGGCGGGCAACCCTTTTTGACTCAGAAGTTGTGTAACCAGGTCGCCCGCTGGGGAAGTCCGGAGACTGAATTCCCGATCGCTGCTCCCCCCAAAGCCCTGCTCGATCGCATTGTCCAATCCGGCATCATCACCAACTGGGAATCCCAGGATGAACCGGAACATCTGCGGACGATTCGCGATCGTCTTCTCCGCCTGGGGCTACGCACCGCCCAATTGCTCCGGCTGTACAAACAGATTCTGCAGGTGGGGGAAATCAAGGCTGATGACAGTCCGGAGAGCATGGAACTTCAGATCTCAGGGCTAGTGCTGAAGCAGTTTGGCAAGCTCAGGGTCTGCAATCGGATCTATGCTGCCGTGTTTGACTTGGCCTGGGTGAATTACGCCCTGGCCTCTCTGCGGCCCCCAGCTTATGGGGAAGCCCTGGCTGCCTGGTTTGCGTCCGGTTGTCGGGATGACACCCATCTCCTCCAGGGGCAGGTTTTAAGGGAAGCTCAGAAATGGGCCACCGATCGCAATCTCAGCATTGAAGATTATCAGTTCCTCAATGCCAGCCAGGAACTGGAACAACGGCAACTGACAGAGGTGATTGAAGCTTTTGCCCAGCGGGTGGATCGCGATCGACCGGCAACGCAGCCGGATCAGGATAGCCTGTTGATTGCCCTGACCCAAATTCTGGAAAAGACCACCCTCCAGTCTTCCTCCAATAGTGAATCGGGGCCTGCCTCCTATTCCCCCGATTGGGGCCATTGGACCGATGTCATGGGGGCTCCTATCGTTCAGGATGATCAACCCGGATCCCCTGGCAACCGAAGCCCTTCACCAGAGAAGGTAGATTTCTCTAGTTTTGATGACCGATTTGTGGCGGATCTGGGGGATGTCTCTGCTGGGGGCAGTCTGGAGCATTCATCTCTGGAACTAGAAGATGTCGCCAACGATACCCTCTTCTACAACGATGGACTGGAATCCGGGACCGATCTGATTCTGGAAATCGCTGAGGCCACGATCGAGGCGGAATCTCGCCCCTCGGCTGACCTGGAAAAAAACAACCAGCTTGTACAAAGTCGATTTGCCGCACTCTTAGCCCCGCTAAATCCCCTCACTTTTCAGTTCAAACAAGTCGTTTCCGATGTGGAGGAAAAGCTCAGAGTCGTGAATCAAACCCTATCCATGCTCGATATTCAGGGCTTTGATCTGATTCTGGTGGAGATTTTCTCATCCATCACGTTCAAAATTGCGGAGCTCCTCAGTGCCGATCGGGCGGCGATTTTTCTCTTCGACGACGCGACCAATGAGCTGTACTCGATCGTGCCCCAGGGGGGAAGTGGCGCGCTAGATATTCGGATTCCAGCCGATCGGGGTATTGCCGGTGAAGTGGCCACGTTCAAACATAAAGTCAACATCCCTTTTGATTTCTATGATGATCCTCGCTCTACCCTAGCTCAGCAAACCGAAGATCAAATCGGATATCGGACCTACACCATGATGGCGCTGCCACTGCTGGATGAGCAAAACAGTTTGATCGCGGTGGTCCAACTGATTAACAAACTACAACCTCAAGCGGGACCTTCTATTCCCCTGTCTCAATGCATTGATCCGGCAGGTTTTACAGAAGAGGATGAACAGGTGTTTCAGGAGTTTGCTCCCTCGATTCTACTCACCCTGGAAGCCTCGCGCTCCCTCTACGCAGTTGCCCAGAAGCAGCGTTCTACTAACGCCCTGATTGCAGCCACTGAAGCCCTAGGCCAGAGTAACCTCGATCTGGATAACACCATGCAGCGAGTCATGGATGAAGCTAAACAATTGATGAATGTCGATCGTAGTACCCTTTGGTTGATTGATGCAGCCGGTCAAAATATCTGGACTAAAATTCCCGTGCAGGATGGTTCCCTGAAGGAATTGCGCCTGCCGCTAGGAGTCGGCTTTGCGGGTCAGGTCGCTGCTTCTGGCGAAGTGTTTAATATTCCTTTCGATCTTTACAATCATCCAGGTTCAGAGACTGCTCAAACAGCGGATCAAAGAGCCAGCTATCGCACCTGCAACCTGCTCTGTATGCCCATTTGCAACCCTGAGGGACAACTAATCGGTGTCATGCAATTGGTGAACAAACGGAAACAGGGAGATCATCCCCCCTATGACCCTAAAGACTGGCCTGCTGCCCCAGAATGCTGGAAAGTCAGTTTTAGCGATCTGGATCAGGAATTCATGGAGACCTTCAATACTCAGGCCGGTGTTGTCCTCCAGAATGCGCTGCAATTTGAGCGGATCAGACAACAGGAGCAACTCCAGCGAATGGTTTTGCAACACAGTCCCTATGGTCTGATCGCTGTCGATCTTCAGGGCCAGATCCTCCTGGCTAACGTCAGGGTCGCCCACCTCTTGGGCTTTACCTCTCCTGAAGAATTGACAGGTAAAAACATCCATACGGTGATCCACATTGCTGGAGAAGACTTTACCCGATGGTTCTCCCTTGCCCTCACCCATAATCATGACCCATCTCAGTTGCAATACTATCCCGATCGAATCCTGCAATTTGGAGCAGGCAAAAAGCAGTCCAGAATCAACCTTGCGCTCGCCCCGATCGCCGAACCAAAGGATCCCCAACAGATAACAGGATTCCTGGTGACGATCGATCCCACGTACCAGAGGTGA
- a CDS encoding AAA-like domain-containing protein, protein MPQQILAGHYQIIQPLSSGGFGQTFLAQDSHLPGSPLCVVKQLKPQYQDPDTLAVAHLLFQREAEKLHDLGCHDQIPRLLAHFEQDGEFYLVQEFIQGDPLDHQIFPGQMLAEPEVIQLLGDVLEILEFVHQKHLIHRDLKPANLIRRWDQKLVLIDFGAVKEIRHRKATPPGQSTITMAIGTPGYMPSEQSAGNPHCSSDIYAVGMIGLQALTGISPLQLTDLRQGQPASEITCALLDLSVGVGLATILDRMVRYDYRQRYQDATEALNAIRHLQSCQGPTIVTSSSLPTLLKLDEPEGQVSLTSQFYIERPPVETDCYDTILKPGALIRIKAPRQMGKSSLMSRILHYAKTQGCKTVAINFQSADGDYLKTLDQFLQWFAASVTDELNLTARSNPENTLKTYWNGVLGSKNKCTNYFQRYLLPKIGGPLVLGLDEVDQIFQYPTIAAEFFALLRFWHETAKNADMWKQLRLVIVHSKEVYIPLNINQSPFNVGLPIELPELSQSQVWDLVQRHSLTWSEAQVTQLMDLVGGHPYLVRQALYQIARGRMTLAALLREAPTEAGIYGDHLHRHLLNLQEDGELTAAFRQVIHQNGPVRIDPSKAFKLRSMGLVKPQGNEVMPLCGLYQIYFADRLGQG, encoded by the coding sequence ATGCCACAACAGATTCTGGCGGGTCACTATCAAATTATTCAACCCCTGAGTAGTGGCGGCTTTGGGCAAACTTTCTTGGCTCAAGACAGCCACCTTCCAGGCAGTCCTCTTTGTGTGGTCAAGCAACTGAAGCCCCAGTATCAGGACCCAGACACTTTGGCAGTGGCCCATCTCCTGTTCCAGCGGGAAGCAGAAAAACTGCATGACCTTGGTTGCCATGACCAGATTCCCCGCCTGCTGGCTCATTTTGAGCAGGATGGAGAATTTTATCTGGTGCAAGAATTCATTCAGGGCGATCCCCTGGATCATCAGATTTTTCCTGGTCAGATGCTTGCGGAGCCAGAGGTGATCCAACTGTTGGGGGATGTCCTGGAGATCCTGGAATTCGTCCACCAGAAGCATCTGATTCACCGGGATCTTAAACCCGCGAATCTGATTCGCCGTTGGGATCAAAAGCTGGTGCTGATTGACTTCGGAGCCGTGAAAGAAATTCGCCATCGCAAGGCCACTCCCCCAGGCCAAAGCACAATCACCATGGCGATCGGCACCCCCGGTTACATGCCCAGTGAGCAGTCAGCAGGCAACCCTCACTGCAGCAGTGATATTTATGCAGTGGGCATGATCGGACTACAGGCCCTCACAGGTATCAGCCCCCTGCAACTCACCGATCTGAGGCAGGGACAGCCTGCCAGCGAAATTACCTGTGCCTTGCTGGACCTGTCCGTTGGGGTTGGACTGGCCACCATCCTGGATCGGATGGTTCGCTATGACTATCGCCAGCGCTATCAGGATGCCACCGAAGCCCTGAATGCCATCAGACATTTGCAATCTTGCCAGGGACCCACGATCGTAACCTCCTCTTCCCTCCCTACCCTGCTCAAGCTGGATGAGCCGGAAGGCCAGGTCAGTCTCACGTCCCAGTTCTACATTGAACGACCGCCCGTTGAAACTGATTGCTATGACACTATTCTCAAACCAGGGGCTCTGATTCGCATTAAAGCTCCCCGCCAAATGGGGAAATCCTCCCTAATGAGCCGCATCCTCCACTATGCGAAAACCCAAGGCTGCAAAACTGTCGCCATTAACTTTCAGTCCGCCGATGGTGACTATCTGAAAACGCTGGATCAATTTCTCCAGTGGTTTGCCGCCAGCGTGACAGATGAATTGAACCTGACCGCCCGATCGAACCCTGAAAACACTCTGAAGACTTACTGGAACGGTGTTCTGGGGAGCAAAAACAAATGCACTAACTACTTCCAGCGTTACCTTTTACCCAAAATTGGCGGTCCCCTGGTTCTGGGCTTAGATGAGGTCGATCAGATCTTTCAATACCCGACGATCGCGGCTGAGTTTTTTGCCCTGCTCCGGTTCTGGCACGAAACGGCTAAAAATGCAGACATGTGGAAACAACTTCGACTGGTGATTGTCCATTCCAAGGAAGTTTACATTCCCCTCAATATCAATCAGTCTCCTTTTAATGTGGGACTGCCGATCGAACTACCAGAACTGAGCCAGAGCCAGGTGTGGGATCTGGTTCAGCGCCATAGCCTGACTTGGTCAGAAGCCCAGGTGACGCAACTCATGGATCTGGTGGGTGGGCATCCCTATCTGGTCCGACAGGCCCTGTACCAGATTGCTAGAGGACGGATGACCCTGGCGGCTCTGCTCCGGGAAGCCCCGACTGAAGCAGGCATCTACGGGGATCACCTGCACCGTCACCTGCTCAATTTACAAGAAGATGGGGAACTGACGGCAGCGTTTCGGCAGGTGATTCACCAGAATGGTCCGGTTCGCATTGATCCCAGTAAAGCCTTTAAGCTTCGGAGTATGGGCCTGGTCAAACCCCAGGGCAATGAGGTCATGCCCCTGTGTGGTCTGTATCAGATTTATTTTGCCGATCGCCTGGGGCAGGGGTAG
- a CDS encoding adenylate/guanylate cyclase domain-containing protein, whose translation MPFLICYSETDNSQTFTLLPGVNTIGREQNNHISISDVGRSVSRYHAEIDVADDHSTVRDLQSSNHTFVNGAQVQQWNLQDGDMIRFGNVACKFVLTLPAPDLAPEVLPSETENFSIVRRISPEQSRIEIRQLLEQSMPQGTALKLRQDQTQRNTDKLRILLEVGKELSAPGSLDGLLEKILNLLFEIMAVDRAVILLVNDATGRLERKAVKSRFGNPSEDILYSTQIAELVLQQGDAILTNDARLDQRFDTTESILQQAIRASMCVPLQTSESTIGVLYVDNQSQAYVFAEEDLDFLIAMGNQAAIAISNTRLSQKMQAEAVMRAKLERFFPRAVSQQIQREEDLKIVETEVTALFSDITGFTQMAASMEPRQILELLNEYFTVMVEDIVFHYAGTLEKYIADALLAVWGSPYRQADDAKRAVEAAIEMQQAMQRLNQQRNLQWQIHIGLNTGKVAAGNIGSRQLIQYTHIGDTMNVASRICNVAGASEILISQATLDSLGNWQPPVEFLPPTSVKGKDQPLQLYRVLWQEINLKTL comes from the coding sequence ATGCCGTTTCTTATCTGCTACTCCGAAACCGATAATAGTCAGACCTTCACGCTCTTACCCGGCGTCAATACGATCGGTCGGGAGCAAAATAACCACATTTCCATTTCAGATGTTGGTCGGAGCGTGTCTCGCTACCACGCTGAGATTGACGTTGCGGACGATCACAGCACTGTCCGAGATTTGCAAAGTAGCAACCACACCTTTGTTAATGGTGCTCAAGTTCAGCAGTGGAATCTCCAGGATGGCGATATGATTCGTTTCGGCAACGTCGCCTGCAAGTTTGTCCTCACCCTCCCTGCCCCAGATTTAGCCCCAGAAGTCCTCCCGTCCGAAACAGAAAACTTCTCGATCGTGCGGCGCATTTCGCCTGAACAAAGTCGGATTGAAATTCGGCAATTACTGGAACAGAGTATGCCTCAGGGCACAGCTCTGAAATTGCGTCAGGACCAAACTCAACGGAACACGGACAAACTGCGGATTCTCCTGGAAGTGGGCAAAGAATTATCTGCGCCGGGTTCTCTAGATGGGCTGCTCGAGAAAATCCTCAACCTGCTGTTTGAAATCATGGCTGTGGATCGGGCTGTGATTTTGCTCGTGAATGATGCCACTGGTCGCCTGGAACGAAAGGCGGTCAAATCCCGGTTTGGCAATCCATCAGAGGACATCCTTTACAGCACCCAGATCGCTGAACTGGTTCTACAACAGGGTGACGCTATCCTGACCAATGATGCCCGTCTTGATCAACGCTTCGACACCACAGAATCTATTTTGCAGCAGGCGATTCGCGCCTCAATGTGTGTGCCCTTGCAAACCAGCGAATCCACGATCGGAGTCTTATACGTCGATAACCAGTCTCAGGCCTATGTCTTCGCCGAGGAAGACCTGGATTTCCTGATTGCCATGGGAAATCAGGCTGCGATCGCCATCTCCAATACCCGCCTTTCTCAGAAAATGCAGGCAGAAGCAGTCATGCGGGCTAAGTTAGAGCGGTTTTTCCCCAGAGCCGTTAGCCAGCAGATTCAGCGGGAAGAGGATCTAAAAATTGTCGAGACCGAAGTCACAGCCCTGTTCTCTGACATCACAGGCTTCACCCAGATGGCCGCTAGCATGGAGCCCCGCCAAATTCTGGAGTTGCTGAACGAGTATTTCACTGTCATGGTCGAAGACATTGTCTTCCACTATGCGGGCACCCTGGAGAAGTACATTGCCGATGCTCTCTTGGCTGTCTGGGGATCTCCCTATCGCCAAGCGGATGATGCTAAGCGAGCTGTAGAAGCTGCGATCGAGATGCAGCAGGCCATGCAACGACTGAACCAGCAACGCAATCTCCAGTGGCAAATTCACATTGGACTCAATACCGGTAAAGTTGCTGCAGGCAACATTGGTTCCCGCCAATTGATTCAGTACACCCACATTGGGGACACCATGAATGTGGCCAGTCGCATTTGCAATGTCGCTGGAGCCAGTGAAATTCTGATTTCCCAGGCCACCCTGGATAGCCTGGGGAACTGGCAGCCCCCGGTAGAATTCTTGCCACCCACCAGTGTCAAGGGCAAAGATCAGCCCCTGCAGCTCTATCGAGTCCTCTGGCAGGAGATCAATCTCAAAACCCTGTAA
- a CDS encoding ABC transporter permease, whose translation MNSGLFLTDYLTASLRLAVPLAFAALGGLWSERSGVLNIGLEGMLLTGAFCSAAVTFYSGSNGLGVLAALVVGGLVGLLHAILCVTLRVDQLVSGLAINLVASGLTSFLSRLVFRENSQQFQGFPAFGLPGLDQIPILGPVLFHQDLLVYLLFLLVPLSTYILFRTGPGLALRAVGEYPLAADTVGLSIAQIRYVSVILSGAFSGLGGAYLVLVHVRFFTEDMSAGKGFIALAALIFGHWHPVWTALACLLFGATEALQLRIQAFGLNIPYQLLVMLPYGIALLALIGLAGQAIPPTALGIPYQRESRDRESVSFSPSRGGPSET comes from the coding sequence ATGAATAGCGGGCTTTTCCTCACGGACTATCTGACTGCAAGTCTGCGGCTGGCAGTGCCTCTGGCCTTCGCTGCCCTGGGAGGGCTGTGGTCCGAGCGATCGGGCGTGTTGAATATTGGCCTGGAAGGAATGTTGCTGACTGGGGCTTTTTGCAGTGCAGCCGTCACTTTCTATAGTGGCAGTAACGGGCTGGGTGTCCTGGCAGCTCTGGTCGTAGGCGGATTAGTTGGGCTACTCCATGCCATTCTGTGTGTTACCCTGCGGGTTGATCAGTTGGTTTCTGGTCTGGCGATTAATCTGGTTGCCAGCGGCTTAACCTCTTTCCTTTCCCGTCTGGTTTTTCGGGAGAACTCTCAGCAATTTCAGGGATTTCCTGCTTTTGGTCTTCCTGGCCTGGATCAGATTCCCATCCTGGGTCCCGTACTGTTCCATCAAGATTTGCTGGTGTATCTGCTGTTTCTGCTGGTGCCGTTAAGTACCTATATTCTATTTCGCACTGGCCCAGGTCTGGCTTTACGAGCTGTTGGCGAATATCCCCTTGCTGCCGACACGGTTGGCCTCAGCATTGCTCAGATCCGTTACGTCAGCGTGATCTTGAGTGGCGCTTTCAGTGGACTGGGAGGCGCTTACCTGGTTCTGGTCCACGTCCGTTTCTTTACAGAAGACATGAGTGCCGGTAAGGGGTTCATTGCCCTGGCAGCCTTGATTTTTGGTCACTGGCATCCCGTCTGGACTGCTCTAGCCTGTCTGTTATTTGGCGCAACGGAAGCATTACAATTGCGCATTCAAGCCTTCGGGCTCAATATCCCTTATCAGTTACTGGTGATGTTGCCCTATGGGATCGCATTGCTGGCATTGATTGGGCTGGCTGGTCAGGCCATCCCTCCCACTGCTCTGGGCATTCCCTATCAGAGGGAAAGCCGCGATCGCGAATCAGTATCGTTCTCCCCATCCCGGGGAGGACCGTCTGAGACTTAA
- a CDS encoding ABC transporter permease, translating to MKIAQLVPAIRPLLSPTLAIAAALLVGAGLIALTGVSPFKAYGVLFRESLANYYGFGNTLTKTAPLLLAALGVLVALRAGQFNIGAEGQIYLGGLGSTIVGLYLPGLPGWLHLPLALTAAFLFGALWGWFPGYLKALRGVNEVITTLLLNYIGLHWISYLVAGPLKDPAAPTPFSPMIAPSARLPIILAGSQAHAGILVGLGAALVLWVVLQHSALGYQVDAVGQNPIAARYAGISVPGTIMLAMALSGGLAGLAGAGEVLGLKYRLFEKFSPGYGFDAIAIALLSRGSVLGIGFISLFFGALRAGANVMQRSAGVPVTVVYVIQGLTVLFVAVGLVLEQYLWKRSPVSMVLEEQA from the coding sequence GTGAAAATAGCTCAGCTTGTCCCGGCCATCCGGCCCCTGCTCTCCCCTACCCTGGCAATCGCAGCCGCGCTTCTGGTAGGAGCGGGTTTAATTGCTCTGACAGGAGTCAGTCCTTTCAAAGCTTACGGGGTTCTGTTCCGTGAATCTTTAGCCAACTACTACGGATTTGGGAACACCCTTACGAAGACCGCACCGCTCCTGCTGGCTGCTCTGGGCGTTCTGGTTGCCCTTCGGGCTGGTCAATTTAATATTGGAGCCGAAGGGCAGATTTACCTCGGCGGGCTGGGGAGTACAATCGTGGGCCTTTATTTGCCTGGACTACCCGGTTGGCTGCATCTCCCCCTGGCCCTGACCGCAGCTTTTCTGTTCGGAGCCCTGTGGGGTTGGTTCCCCGGTTATCTGAAAGCCCTGCGTGGGGTGAATGAGGTGATTACAACCCTGCTCCTTAACTACATTGGGCTGCATTGGATCAGCTATCTGGTGGCGGGTCCCCTGAAAGATCCGGCAGCCCCGACACCCTTCAGCCCAATGATTGCGCCATCCGCCCGTCTGCCGATCATTCTAGCTGGCAGCCAGGCCCATGCTGGTATCTTGGTCGGCCTAGGCGCAGCCCTGGTGCTCTGGGTCGTTCTGCAGCACTCTGCCCTGGGTTACCAGGTTGACGCAGTCGGGCAGAACCCGATCGCAGCCCGTTATGCTGGGATTTCTGTCCCAGGAACCATCATGCTGGCTATGGCCCTGTCTGGGGGTCTGGCTGGATTAGCCGGAGCCGGAGAAGTCCTGGGTCTGAAGTATCGGCTCTTCGAGAAATTCTCACCCGGATACGGGTTTGACGCGATCGCGATCGCCCTCCTGAGCCGGGGCAGTGTTCTGGGAATTGGGTTCATCTCCCTCTTCTTTGGGGCGCTACGAGCTGGGGCCAACGTGATGCAGCGTAGCGCTGGGGTTCCTGTGACTGTAGTCTATGTCATTCAGGGGCTCACTGTTCTATTTGTTGCGGTCGGCTTAGTTCTGGAACAATATCTCTGGAAACGATCGCCCGTCAGCATGGTACTTGAGGAACAGGCATGA
- a CDS encoding ABC transporter ATP-binding protein, whose amino-acid sequence MSYLRLEGITKRFGSFLANDRINLAIEAGTIHAVLGENGAGKTTLMNILCGLYQPNEGQIWLDDRPIHLHSPRVAIHYGIGMIHQHFMLVPQLTVTENIILGSGSGWNLDLHQEGEKIAALAHHYALPVNPHSRVGDLPIGAQQRVEILKALYRKAKLLILDEPTAVLSPLEVDSFFAILRQLAATGHTLIFISHKLEEVMRLCHAITILRQGRVVATTRPQDTTPEQLAKLMVGREVLFRVEKPPAQTGPIVLAIHTLQVRDDRSLPAVQNLSLQIHAGEILGIAGVDGNGQQELVDAITGLRSPVQGEIHLQGKNITHWPLQQRLRLMRVGYIPADRQKVGLVLSFSIARNLVLKGFRVLPFCRHGLLQQEAIQAHGQATIEKFDIRATDAGMKVSLLSGGNQQKVVLARELAGEPALIVAMQPTRGLDVGATEAVQRALMVERERGAAILYISTELDELMTVSDRIAVLYEGRLMDTLNAAIATIDQIGLLMTGVPSQKN is encoded by the coding sequence ATGTCCTACCTTCGACTGGAAGGCATCACGAAACGGTTTGGATCATTCCTGGCCAATGACCGGATCAACCTGGCCATAGAAGCCGGGACCATTCATGCTGTGCTGGGAGAGAACGGAGCCGGAAAAACCACTCTGATGAACATCCTCTGTGGTCTATACCAACCGAATGAGGGACAGATTTGGCTGGACGATCGCCCCATCCACCTGCACAGCCCCAGGGTTGCCATCCACTATGGAATTGGGATGATTCACCAACATTTCATGCTGGTGCCCCAATTGACTGTGACAGAGAACATCATTCTGGGAAGTGGTTCTGGTTGGAACCTGGATTTACACCAAGAAGGGGAAAAAATTGCGGCCTTAGCCCATCACTATGCTCTGCCAGTTAATCCCCATAGCCGGGTTGGTGATCTGCCGATTGGGGCTCAGCAACGGGTTGAAATCCTCAAGGCTCTTTATCGGAAGGCCAAACTCCTGATTCTGGATGAACCGACCGCCGTGTTATCCCCTCTGGAAGTGGACAGCTTTTTCGCCATATTACGCCAACTGGCGGCAACGGGCCATACCCTCATTTTCATCAGTCACAAACTGGAGGAAGTGATGCGCCTCTGCCATGCCATCACGATCCTGCGCCAGGGGCGGGTTGTAGCCACCACCCGCCCCCAGGACACAACGCCCGAGCAACTTGCCAAGTTAATGGTGGGGCGGGAAGTCCTTTTTCGGGTCGAGAAACCGCCAGCTCAAACAGGGCCAATTGTCCTAGCCATCCACACCCTACAGGTCCGAGATGATCGGTCCCTCCCTGCTGTACAGAACCTTTCCCTCCAAATCCATGCTGGCGAAATCCTGGGGATCGCTGGGGTCGATGGGAATGGCCAACAGGAACTGGTCGATGCGATCACCGGCCTGAGATCACCAGTCCAGGGGGAAATTCATCTGCAAGGCAAAAACATCACCCATTGGCCCCTGCAACAGCGACTTCGACTGATGAGGGTCGGCTATATTCCTGCTGATCGGCAAAAGGTGGGGCTGGTGCTGAGCTTCAGCATCGCCCGCAATTTGGTTCTCAAAGGGTTTAGAGTTCTCCCTTTCTGTCGCCACGGGCTTCTCCAACAAGAGGCCATTCAGGCGCATGGTCAGGCTACGATCGAGAAATTTGACATCCGGGCAACCGATGCTGGGATGAAAGTCAGCCTACTGTCAGGGGGCAACCAGCAGAAAGTCGTTTTGGCCAGGGAGTTGGCGGGAGAACCCGCGTTGATTGTAGCCATGCAACCTACCAGGGGGCTGGATGTGGGTGCGACAGAAGCTGTACAACGAGCCTTAATGGTGGAACGAGAACGGGGAGCGGCCATTCTCTATATCTCTACAGAACTGGATGAACTGATGACCGTGAGCGATCGGATTGCCGTTTTGTATGAGGGTCGCTTGATGGATACGCTGAATGCTGCGATTGCAACGATCGATCAGATTGGGTTACTGATGACCGGCGTCCCATCCCAAAAAAACTAA